A section of the Corynebacterium auris genome encodes:
- a CDS encoding TetR/AcrR family transcriptional regulator, which translates to MARQRMSRAQRRAQLISIGRAAFAERGLDGVSVEEIAARAGVSKPVLYEHFGGKDGLYKAIVDEDTAELEVMILEAISQGRWRERIEGGIVALLTFVEKNTDGFMILVHGQVPGEERTFSTLLNRSIAQVSSFLGVAFNHRGLDPSISPLYAQALVGTASNTALWWLDQRSPDKYTVAAHIANLAWNGLRGMEATPKIEPAHDGPNPDPNDDITEDE; encoded by the coding sequence ATGGCTCGCCAGCGAATGTCACGTGCCCAGCGCCGCGCGCAACTGATCTCCATCGGTCGCGCGGCCTTCGCCGAACGGGGGCTCGACGGTGTGTCAGTAGAGGAGATCGCGGCGCGCGCCGGGGTGTCCAAACCGGTCCTCTACGAGCACTTCGGCGGCAAGGACGGGCTGTACAAGGCGATCGTGGACGAGGACACCGCCGAGCTCGAGGTGATGATCCTCGAGGCGATCTCGCAGGGCCGTTGGCGCGAGCGCATCGAAGGCGGGATCGTGGCTCTGCTGACGTTTGTGGAGAAAAACACGGACGGTTTTATGATCCTGGTTCACGGCCAGGTGCCGGGGGAGGAGAGGACCTTTTCCACCCTGCTCAACCGGTCGATCGCGCAGGTCTCCTCGTTCCTCGGCGTGGCGTTTAATCACCGCGGCCTCGATCCGTCGATCTCGCCCCTCTACGCGCAGGCGCTAGTGGGCACCGCGTCGAACACTGCGCTGTGGTGGCTGGACCAGCGCTCGCCGGATAAGTACACGGTGGCGGCCCACATCGCGAACCTGGCCTGGAACGGTTTGCGCGGGATGGAAGCGACGCCGAAAATTGAGCCTGCTCACGACGGCCCGAACCCGGACCCGAACGACGACATCACGGAGGACGAATGA
- the mfd gene encoding transcription-repair coupling factor, translating into MTDTTPALGGLLTVAAGDPKLKGLAGSVGKERLHVTGIDQVRSWATATLARQTPVLLVTATGHEAEDLAAELAALLGEEQVAQLPALETLPHERLSPAADVVGRRAKVLWEMPRVIVAAARAACQPVLPAIEPIAVAREQEHDFGELTQRLVGYAYDHVDMVSKRGEFATRGGIIDVFPTTADNPVRIEFWGDEITDIRTFSVADQRAIDEVEAVEFFPARQLLIDAPVAARAAELARQYPSNPTLVQLLTRISEHTYADGMEALIPVLTDAPFAALPELLPQGAIVLVTSPEKVKARVADLEATDREFLEAGWEAAAMGAEGPVAVEGLDLSPSSYRSFDSLEVSARKAGVAWWTFAPPGMFSAADEETLPLEFDPAPAPKGDPKAIEQLYATLKLHLSDNSGTAAFVAPAKGTVERTAERLRERGISARLATPGMEPVAGAVTLYQALSHAGLVFPGPNLVVVTETDVTGNRVGDIAGAKRRAPRRRNRVDPLALKPGDFVVHDTHGIGKFVKMAERTVKAGDEDSRREYIVLEYQPAKRGQPNDQLWVPMESLDLLSKYSGGEQPSLSKMGGSDWKNTKRKARAAVREIAGELVELYAKRQAAPGHAFAPDTPWQHEMEDNFPFVETEDQLTAIEAVKSDMEKPVPMDRVIVGDVGFGKTEVAVRAAFKAVQDGMQVAVLVPTTLLAQQHFSTFSQRMDGFGVTVRELSRFTTTKESKEIFAGLADGSIDVVIGTHRLLQTGVHWKNLGLIVVDEEQRFGVEHKEHIKALKSHVDVLTMTATPIPRTLEMSLTGIREMTSITTPPEDRHPVLTYVGPQEDKQIAAAIRRELLRDGQVFYIHNKVTDIEKTARRLRELVPEARVVVAHGQMSEQVLEQTVQGFWNRDYDVLVCTTIVETGLDIANANTLIVENAQNMGLSQLHQLRGRVGRSRDRAYAYFLYPKDKTLTETSYDRLATIAQNNDLGAGMAVAQKDLEMRGAGNVLGAEQSGHIAGVGFDMYVRLVGEAVETFKALMSGETVDATDKGPKEIRVDLPVDAHIPESYINSERLRLDAYRKLAEARDDAGLAKVADEMVDRFGPLPTEVERLMAVARLRHQARRAGVSDIVVQGSRLKFQPVELPDSKQVRLKRLYPGANYRAAAKALQVPFPRSAKGVNQPTLRDVELLQWVSDFLSEMFDVEKISVTGSTPAEEKKKVFSVSE; encoded by the coding sequence ATGACCGACACCACGCCCGCCCTCGGCGGGTTGCTCACCGTCGCAGCCGGCGACCCGAAGCTGAAGGGGCTGGCGGGCAGCGTTGGAAAGGAGCGCCTCCACGTCACCGGCATCGACCAGGTACGCAGCTGGGCCACGGCCACGCTGGCGAGGCAGACGCCCGTCCTCCTGGTCACGGCGACCGGGCACGAGGCGGAGGACCTCGCCGCCGAGCTCGCGGCCCTGCTGGGCGAGGAGCAGGTGGCGCAGCTGCCCGCCCTGGAGACGCTGCCGCACGAGCGCCTCTCGCCCGCGGCGGACGTCGTCGGCAGGCGCGCGAAGGTGCTGTGGGAGATGCCGCGCGTCATCGTCGCCGCCGCCCGCGCCGCGTGCCAGCCGGTGCTGCCCGCGATAGAACCGATCGCGGTGGCTCGCGAGCAGGAACACGACTTTGGTGAGCTGACGCAGCGCCTGGTCGGCTACGCCTACGATCACGTCGACATGGTGTCCAAGCGCGGGGAGTTCGCCACGCGCGGTGGCATCATCGACGTCTTCCCGACCACAGCCGATAACCCGGTGCGCATCGAGTTCTGGGGTGACGAAATCACCGACATCCGCACCTTCTCGGTCGCCGATCAGCGCGCCATAGACGAGGTCGAGGCCGTGGAGTTCTTCCCCGCCCGCCAATTGCTTATCGACGCCCCCGTGGCCGCCCGTGCCGCCGAACTCGCCCGGCAATACCCGTCGAACCCGACCTTGGTGCAGCTGCTGACCCGCATTTCCGAGCACACCTACGCCGATGGGATGGAGGCGCTCATCCCGGTGCTCACTGACGCCCCCTTCGCGGCCCTGCCCGAGTTGCTTCCGCAAGGGGCGATCGTGCTCGTGACCTCGCCGGAGAAGGTGAAGGCGCGGGTGGCGGACCTGGAGGCGACCGACCGCGAGTTCCTCGAGGCCGGCTGGGAGGCCGCCGCCATGGGCGCCGAGGGACCCGTCGCCGTGGAGGGGCTGGACCTCTCGCCAAGCTCGTACCGCTCCTTTGACTCCCTGGAGGTCAGCGCGCGGAAAGCCGGGGTGGCGTGGTGGACCTTCGCCCCGCCCGGTATGTTCTCCGCCGCGGACGAGGAGACCCTGCCTTTGGAGTTCGATCCGGCGCCGGCACCGAAGGGGGATCCGAAGGCCATCGAGCAGCTCTACGCCACGCTGAAGCTGCACCTGTCGGACAACAGCGGTACGGCCGCGTTCGTCGCCCCGGCGAAAGGCACCGTGGAGCGCACGGCGGAGCGTCTGCGCGAACGCGGGATCTCGGCGCGCCTAGCCACCCCCGGCATGGAACCGGTCGCCGGGGCGGTGACCCTGTACCAGGCGCTTTCACACGCGGGTCTGGTCTTTCCCGGCCCGAACCTGGTGGTGGTCACCGAAACCGACGTGACGGGCAACCGCGTCGGCGACATCGCGGGCGCGAAGCGGCGCGCCCCGCGGCGGCGCAACCGAGTGGATCCCCTCGCCCTCAAGCCGGGGGACTTCGTGGTCCACGACACGCACGGCATCGGCAAATTCGTGAAGATGGCGGAGCGCACGGTCAAGGCCGGTGACGAGGACTCGCGCCGCGAGTACATCGTTCTGGAGTACCAGCCAGCCAAGCGCGGCCAGCCGAACGATCAGCTCTGGGTGCCCATGGAGTCGTTGGACCTGCTGAGCAAGTATTCCGGCGGAGAGCAGCCGTCGCTATCGAAGATGGGCGGGTCTGACTGGAAAAACACCAAGCGCAAGGCGCGCGCGGCGGTGCGCGAAATCGCCGGGGAGCTCGTCGAGCTCTACGCCAAGCGTCAGGCCGCGCCGGGCCACGCCTTCGCCCCGGACACCCCGTGGCAGCACGAGATGGAGGACAACTTCCCCTTCGTGGAAACGGAGGACCAGCTCACCGCAATTGAGGCAGTGAAGTCCGACATGGAAAAGCCCGTCCCGATGGACCGCGTCATCGTCGGCGACGTCGGCTTCGGCAAGACGGAAGTGGCAGTGCGCGCCGCGTTCAAGGCTGTCCAGGACGGTATGCAGGTTGCGGTGCTCGTGCCCACGACCCTTCTGGCCCAGCAGCACTTTTCCACGTTCAGCCAGCGTATGGACGGCTTCGGGGTCACCGTGCGCGAGCTGTCGCGCTTTACCACTACGAAGGAATCGAAGGAGATTTTCGCGGGGCTTGCCGACGGCTCTATTGACGTCGTCATTGGCACCCACCGGCTGCTGCAAACGGGCGTGCACTGGAAGAACCTCGGTCTCATCGTGGTCGACGAGGAGCAGCGCTTCGGCGTCGAGCACAAGGAACACATCAAGGCGCTCAAGTCGCATGTCGACGTGCTCACGATGACGGCGACGCCGATCCCGCGCACCCTCGAGATGTCTCTGACCGGCATCCGCGAGATGACCTCGATCACGACCCCGCCGGAGGACCGCCACCCGGTGCTGACGTACGTCGGCCCGCAGGAGGACAAGCAGATCGCCGCCGCCATCCGGCGCGAGTTGCTTCGCGACGGCCAGGTCTTCTACATCCACAACAAGGTCACCGACATCGAGAAAACCGCACGCCGCCTGCGCGAGCTCGTCCCGGAGGCCCGCGTCGTCGTGGCCCACGGCCAGATGTCGGAGCAGGTCCTCGAGCAGACGGTCCAGGGCTTCTGGAATAGGGACTACGACGTGCTGGTGTGCACCACCATCGTCGAAACCGGCCTCGACATCGCGAACGCGAACACCCTGATCGTGGAGAACGCGCAGAACATGGGGCTTTCCCAGCTGCACCAGCTGCGCGGGCGCGTGGGCCGCTCCCGGGACCGCGCCTACGCCTACTTCCTTTACCCGAAGGACAAAACGCTCACCGAGACCTCCTACGACCGCCTGGCCACCATCGCGCAGAACAACGACCTCGGCGCGGGCATGGCGGTGGCGCAGAAGGACCTCGAGATGCGCGGCGCGGGCAACGTGCTCGGCGCCGAGCAGTCGGGCCACATCGCAGGGGTGGGCTTTGACATGTACGTCCGCCTCGTCGGAGAGGCCGTGGAGACCTTTAAAGCCCTCATGTCGGGCGAGACAGTGGACGCGACCGACAAGGGGCCGAAGGAGATCCGTGTGGACCTGCCCGTGGACGCGCATATCCCCGAGTCCTACATCAACTCCGAGCGCCTGCGCCTCGACGCCTACCGCAAGCTCGCCGAGGCCCGCGACGACGCCGGCCTGGCAAAGGTCGCCGACGAAATGGTCGACCGCTTCGGCCCTCTGCCCACCGAGGTCGAGCGGCTCATGGCGGTGGCCCGGCTGCGCCATCAGGCGCGGCGCGCCGGGGTGTCCGACATCGTGGTGCAGGGCTCTCGCCTGAAGTTCCAGCCCGTCGAGCTGCCGGACTCGAAGCAGGTGCGCCTGAAGCGCCTCTATCCGGGCGCGAATTACCGCGCCGCGGCCAAGGCCCTCCAGGTTCCGTTCCCCCGCTCCGCCAAGGGAGTCAACCAGCCCACGCTTCGTGACGTCGAACTTCTCCAATGGGTCTCCGATTTTCTGTCCGAGATGTTCGACGTGGAGAAAATCTCCGTGACGGGGTCGACGCCGGCGGAGGAGAAAAAGAAGGTGTTTTCGGTGAGCGAGTAG
- a CDS encoding DUF3558 family protein has translation MRIIRGATPCVVAVCVATTLAACNSPQAQQPANEAAPVEEVPAFHFQSGDLVLGDYDPYTIGENLFNPCAEITDEEFAAAGFVGKDDLGYDPIAQKSACMFETEDRDVHVGFMTNAANREISAAQARFIEGIDAGDIPGVYFYQPQVDSGVCFAVVDTERGAFSAVANSFFADADVIPLCERASRSLQALYNL, from the coding sequence ATGAGAATCATCCGGGGGGCGACTCCATGCGTCGTCGCAGTGTGCGTAGCGACGACCCTTGCAGCGTGCAACAGCCCACAGGCCCAGCAGCCTGCGAACGAGGCCGCGCCGGTCGAGGAGGTGCCAGCCTTCCACTTCCAGAGTGGTGACCTCGTCTTAGGTGACTACGATCCGTACACCATTGGCGAGAACCTGTTTAACCCGTGCGCGGAGATCACCGACGAGGAGTTCGCCGCAGCGGGCTTCGTGGGTAAAGACGACCTTGGCTACGACCCGATCGCACAAAAATCAGCATGCATGTTTGAGACTGAGGACCGTGATGTTCATGTCGGCTTCATGACTAATGCGGCTAATCGTGAAATATCCGCTGCACAGGCTAGATTCATCGAGGGGATCGATGCAGGCGATATTCCTGGGGTCTACTTCTATCAACCACAAGTTGATTCGGGCGTTTGCTTCGCGGTGGTCGACACGGAGCGGGGAGCCTTTAGTGCAGTAGCGAATTCCTTCTTCGCCGATGCAGACGTCATTCCGCTTTGCGAGCGTGCTAGTCGCAGTCTGCAGGCTCTCTACAACCTCTAG